A section of the Pseudomonas sp. Q1-7 genome encodes:
- a CDS encoding TraR/DksA family transcriptional regulator: MTVTDPRAALDALIVEYTARANAIREDLARSHSPDFAEQAIQRENDEVLEAILAETEAALRRVGLAKLRLADGSYGYCQRCGEPIEPARLAVLPAAEFCLGCADLAH, encoded by the coding sequence ATGACTGTCACCGACCCTCGGGCCGCACTCGATGCCCTGATCGTGGAGTACACCGCCCGCGCCAATGCCATTCGCGAGGACCTGGCCCGCAGCCACTCGCCGGATTTCGCCGAGCAGGCGATCCAGCGCGAGAACGACGAAGTGCTCGAGGCCATCCTCGCCGAGACCGAAGCGGCCCTGCGTCGCGTGGGGTTGGCCAAGCTGCGCCTGGCCGACGGCAGCTACGGCTATTGCCAGCGCTGCGGCGAGCCCATCGAGCCGGCGCGCCTGGCGGTGCTTCCGGCGGCCGAATTCTGCCTCGGCTGTGCGGACCTGGCCCATTGA
- a CDS encoding Lon protease family protein, giving the protein MPDSFAASLRLAPDALTRPFEPQQFSFKSTEDLEPFRGVLGQERAVEALQFGVAMPRPGYNVYVMGEPGTGRFSFVQRYLKAEGKRLETPVDWVYVNHFDEPREPRALQLPAGEASDFIVDIEHLVDNLLSTFPAVFETPTFQQKKSAIDRAFNQRYDRALDVIERLALEKDVALYRDSANIAFTPMKDGKALDEADFSQLPESERERFHDDIAALEERLNEELSSLPQWKRESSNQLRQLNEETIAQALQPLLSPLSEKYAENAGVVAYLQAMQVNLLKTVVDQLLDEKPDAQRRELLEEQYCPSLVVGHHASGGAPVVFEPHPTYDNLFGRIEYGTDQGALYTSYRQLRPGALHRANGGFLILEAEKLLGEPFVWDALKRALHSRQLKMESPLAELGRLATVTLTPQVIPLQVKVVIIGSRQLYYTLQDLDPDFQEMFRVLVDFDEEIALSDDSLEQFAQLLKTRTSEEGMAPLTAAAVARLATYSARLAEHQGRLSARIGDLFQLVSEADFVRNLAGEPVTDVGHIDRALKAKATRTGRVSARILDDMLAGIILIDTAGAAVGKCNGLTVLEVGDSAFGVPARISATVYPGSSGIVDIEREVNLGQPIHSKGVMILTGYLGSRYAQEFPLEISASIALEQSYGYVDGDSASLGEACTLISALSRTPLRQCFAITGSINQFGEVQAVGGVNEKIEGFFRLCEARGLTGEQGVIIPHANVTNLMLDDRVLDAVRSGRFHVYAVRQADEALSLLVGEPAGVPDDKGQFPEGSVNARVVARLREIAEMGLEEEEKAAPAQEVVEAVSKVAAPPKPSRKGPKQEPGKAPAPDKTQGPA; this is encoded by the coding sequence ATGCCTGACTCCTTCGCTGCCAGCCTGCGTCTGGCGCCCGATGCGCTTACCCGTCCCTTCGAGCCCCAGCAGTTCAGCTTCAAGAGCACTGAAGACCTGGAACCCTTTCGCGGCGTGCTCGGTCAGGAGCGCGCGGTGGAGGCCCTGCAATTCGGCGTCGCCATGCCGCGCCCCGGCTATAACGTCTACGTGATGGGCGAGCCGGGCACCGGGCGCTTCTCCTTCGTCCAGCGCTACCTCAAGGCCGAGGGCAAGCGCCTGGAGACGCCGGTGGACTGGGTCTACGTCAACCATTTCGACGAGCCCCGCGAGCCCCGTGCCCTGCAGTTGCCGGCGGGCGAGGCGAGCGACTTCATCGTTGACATAGAACACTTGGTGGACAACCTGCTGTCCACCTTTCCGGCGGTGTTCGAAACGCCCACCTTCCAGCAGAAGAAGAGCGCCATCGACCGTGCCTTCAACCAGCGTTACGACCGTGCGCTGGACGTGATCGAGCGCCTGGCGCTGGAAAAGGACGTCGCCCTCTATCGCGACAGCGCCAACATCGCCTTCACCCCGATGAAGGACGGTAAAGCGCTGGACGAGGCGGACTTCTCGCAACTGCCGGAATCCGAGCGCGAGCGTTTCCACGACGACATCGCCGCGCTGGAAGAGCGTCTGAACGAGGAACTGTCCAGCCTCCCGCAGTGGAAGCGCGAGTCCAGCAACCAGTTGCGCCAGCTCAACGAGGAAACCATCGCCCAGGCCTTGCAGCCCCTGCTGTCGCCGTTGTCGGAAAAGTACGCGGAGAATGCCGGCGTGGTCGCCTACCTGCAGGCCATGCAGGTCAACCTGCTGAAGACGGTGGTGGACCAACTGCTGGATGAAAAGCCGGATGCCCAGCGCCGCGAGCTGCTGGAAGAGCAGTACTGCCCGAGCCTGGTGGTCGGCCACCACGCCAGCGGTGGCGCACCGGTGGTGTTCGAGCCGCACCCCACCTACGACAACCTGTTCGGCCGGATCGAATACGGCACCGACCAGGGGGCCCTCTACACCAGCTATCGCCAGTTGCGCCCGGGGGCGTTGCATCGCGCCAACGGCGGCTTCCTGATCCTGGAGGCGGAGAAGCTGCTGGGTGAGCCCTTCGTCTGGGATGCACTGAAGCGCGCCCTGCATTCGCGCCAGTTGAAGATGGAATCGCCGCTCGCAGAATTGGGCCGCCTGGCCACCGTGACCCTGACACCCCAGGTGATCCCGCTGCAGGTGAAAGTGGTGATCATCGGTTCGCGCCAGCTCTACTACACGCTGCAGGACCTGGACCCGGACTTCCAGGAGATGTTCCGCGTGCTGGTGGACTTCGACGAGGAGATCGCCCTCTCGGACGACAGCCTGGAGCAATTCGCCCAGTTGCTGAAGACGCGCACGTCGGAAGAGGGGATGGCGCCCCTCACCGCCGCCGCGGTGGCCCGCCTGGCCACCTACAGCGCGCGCCTGGCGGAGCACCAGGGGCGCCTGTCGGCCCGCATCGGCGACCTGTTCCAACTGGTCAGCGAGGCGGATTTCGTCCGCAACCTGGCTGGCGAGCCGGTGACGGATGTCGGCCACATCGACCGCGCCCTGAAGGCCAAGGCCACCCGCACCGGCCGGGTTTCCGCGCGCATTCTCGATGACATGCTGGCGGGCATCATCCTGATCGACACCGCCGGTGCCGCCGTGGGCAAATGCAATGGCCTGACCGTGCTGGAAGTGGGCGATTCGGCGTTCGGCGTGCCGGCGCGGATTTCCGCGACCGTCTATCCGGGCAGCTCGGGTATCGTCGACATCGAGCGCGAGGTCAACCTCGGTCAGCCGATTCACTCCAAGGGCGTGATGATCCTCACTGGCTACCTCGGCAGCCGTTACGCCCAGGAATTTCCCCTGGAGATTTCCGCCAGCATTGCCCTGGAGCAGTCCTACGGCTATGTCGATGGCGACAGTGCGTCCCTCGGCGAAGCCTGCACCCTGATCTCCGCCCTGTCGCGCACGCCGCTCAGGCAATGCTTCGCCATCACCGGCTCGATCAACCAGTTCGGCGAAGTCCAGGCGGTGGGTGGGGTCAACGAGAAGATCGAGGGTTTCTTCCGCCTGTGCGAGGCTCGCGGGCTGACCGGCGAACAGGGGGTGATCATTCCCCATGCCAACGTCACCAACCTGATGCTCGACGACCGCGTGCTGGACGCCGTACGCAGCGGGCGCTTCCACGTCTATGCCGTGCGTCAGGCCGACGAGGCACTGAGTCTGCTGGTCGGCGAACCGGCCGGGGTGCCGGATGACAAGGGCCAGTTCCCCGAAGGCAGCGTCAACGCCCGTGTGGTGGCGCGGCTGCGGGAGATCGCCGAGATGGGCCTGGAGGAAGAAGAGAAGGCCGCGCCGGCGCAAGAAGTGGTGGAGGCCGTGTCCAAGGTCGCCGCACCTCCCAAGCCTTCGCGCAAGGGGCCGAAGCAGGAGCCGGGCAAGGCGCCGGCCCCCGACAAGACCCAGGGACCGGCCTGA
- a CDS encoding PA4575 family protein: protein MTRNLCLTRQCLGLVTRIECEIRPLAGENGLWTLLCAAGMSGEQPSAIKAQGPFHGPFVAESVLSAIADCLVEQGYTEAHDPPIWRLHLQGELRRINGTRCRNLGNCQFRPET from the coding sequence ATGACGCGCAACCTCTGCCTTACCCGCCAATGCCTGGGACTGGTGACCCGGATCGAATGCGAGATTCGTCCGCTGGCGGGAGAGAATGGACTCTGGACGCTGCTCTGCGCAGCGGGAATGTCGGGGGAGCAACCCTCGGCGATCAAGGCCCAGGGGCCATTCCACGGGCCTTTCGTGGCGGAGTCCGTACTCTCCGCAATTGCCGATTGCCTGGTCGAGCAGGGGTATACCGAAGCCCATGACCCGCCGATCTGGCGTCTGCATCTGCAAGGCGAACTGCGCCGTATCAATGGCACGCGCTGCCGGAACCTGGGCAACTGCCAGTTCCGTCCTGAAACCTGA
- a CDS encoding TIGR00645 family protein yields the protein MERFLENSMYAARWLLAPIYFGLSLALLALTLKFFQEVLHILPHVFEKTEADLILVLLSLIDMSLVGGLLVMVMISGYENFVSQLDIDEDKEKLSWLGKMDSGSLKMKVAASIVAISSIHLLRIFMDAQNIDNGKIMWYVILHMTFVLSAFAMGYLDKMTKHDH from the coding sequence ATGGAACGCTTTCTAGAGAACTCGATGTATGCCGCACGCTGGCTGCTGGCGCCGATCTACTTCGGCCTTTCCCTGGCACTGTTGGCGCTGACCCTGAAATTCTTCCAGGAAGTCCTGCATATCCTGCCGCACGTGTTCGAAAAGACCGAGGCGGACCTGATCCTGGTACTGCTCTCGCTGATCGATATGTCGCTGGTCGGCGGCCTGCTGGTGATGGTGATGATCTCCGGCTACGAGAACTTCGTTTCGCAACTGGACATCGATGAAGACAAGGAGAAGCTGAGCTGGCTCGGCAAGATGGATTCCGGCTCGCTGAAGATGAAGGTGGCCGCATCCATCGTGGCAATTTCCTCCATCCACCTGCTGCGCATCTTCATGGACGCGCAGAACATCGATAACGGCAAGATCATGTGGTACGTGATCCTGCACATGACCTTCGTCCTCTCCGCCTTCGCCATGGGCTACCTGGACAAGATGACCAAGCACGACCACTGA
- a CDS encoding DUF6482 family protein, with product MKLHDLTSHARAGHVEEINLISLEGGIYLLEARIDGRSHHLDDGQGHATHLRSVEHAREVLHEFPDLPFHLVHSVVHDEMCGMDADSQDTVRVPLSTRIAH from the coding sequence ATGAAATTGCACGACCTCACCAGCCATGCCCGTGCCGGGCACGTTGAAGAAATCAACCTGATCTCCCTGGAGGGTGGCATCTACTTGCTGGAAGCCCGAATCGACGGTCGCTCCCATCACTTGGATGACGGCCAGGGCCACGCCACCCACCTGCGTTCGGTCGAGCATGCCCGGGAAGTGCTCCACGAATTCCCCGACCTGCCCTTCCACCTGGTTCACAGCGTGGTACACGACGAGATGTGCGGGATGGATGCGGATAGCCAGGACACGGTGCGCGTTCCCCTCTCCACCCGCATCGCCCACTGA
- a CDS encoding FKBP-type peptidyl-prolyl cis-trans isomerase → MSQLDLSTDETRVSYGIGRQLGDQIRDNPPPGVSLDAVLAGLSDAFQGLESRVDGAALSASFRVIRERMQAEAQAKAEAAAGAGRAYLEENAKRADVTVLPSGLQYEVLVAGEGAKPSAEDTVRTHYHGTLIDGTVFDSSYDRGQPAEFPVGGVIAGWVEALQLMNTGSKWRLYVPSELAYGGQAVGSIPPHSVLVFDVELLDIL, encoded by the coding sequence ATGTCCCAACTTGATCTCTCTACCGACGAAACCCGCGTCAGCTACGGAATCGGCCGTCAGCTCGGCGACCAGATCCGTGACAATCCTCCGCCTGGCGTGAGTCTGGATGCCGTGCTGGCCGGCCTTAGCGATGCCTTCCAGGGGCTGGAAAGCCGCGTTGACGGCGCTGCCCTGTCCGCGAGCTTCCGCGTGATTCGCGAGCGCATGCAGGCTGAAGCCCAGGCAAAGGCTGAGGCGGCCGCGGGCGCTGGTCGTGCTTATCTGGAAGAGAATGCCAAGCGTGCGGACGTGACCGTCCTGCCGTCCGGCCTGCAGTACGAAGTGCTGGTGGCGGGCGAGGGCGCCAAGCCGTCGGCCGAGGACACCGTGCGCACCCACTACCACGGCACCCTGATCGACGGCACCGTGTTCGACAGCTCCTACGATCGCGGTCAGCCGGCGGAATTCCCGGTAGGTGGAGTGATCGCCGGCTGGGTCGAGGCCCTGCAGCTGATGAACACCGGTAGCAAGTGGCGTCTCTACGTGCCGAGCGAACTGGCCTACGGCGGCCAGGCCGTCGGCAGCATCCCGCCGCACAGCGTGCTGGTGTTCGACGTGGAACTCCTGGACATCCTCTGA
- a CDS encoding PA4570 family protein — MTYLIDAWLDRPHPYLRILHRETGEVCAVLEEDALDELRDQGDLDLAGLNSSEPLVLKELVRNLFLFCYARALRPHGEAH, encoded by the coding sequence ATGACCTACCTGATCGATGCCTGGCTGGATCGCCCACACCCCTATCTGCGGATACTCCACCGGGAAACCGGCGAAGTCTGCGCGGTGCTGGAAGAAGATGCGCTCGATGAACTGCGCGATCAGGGCGATCTGGACCTCGCCGGCCTGAACTCCAGCGAGCCCTTGGTACTCAAGGAGTTGGTGCGCAATCTTTTTCTATTCTGCTATGCCAGGGCGCTGCGGCCGCACGGCGAAGCGCACTGA
- a CDS encoding polyprenyl synthetase family protein has protein sequence MQPQAFYRVVADDFTAVDEIIRRQLTSRVPLVEKIGDYIVSAGGKRLRPLLVLLSGNALGFGGDQLRLLAATIEFLHTSTLLHDDVVDASGLRRGRSTANALWGNAPSVLVGDFLYARSFEMMVELGSMPVMRIISQATRVIAEGEVLQLSKIRDASTTEETYMEVIRGKTAMLFEASTHSAAVLANASTEQAEALRQFGDALGIAFQLVDDLLDYRGDAATLGKNVGDDLAEGKPTLPLIATMRDGSPEQAALVRKAIQQGGSQDLEGIRAAVEAAGALDYTARLARDYAARAIACLDQLPSSEYRDALKELTEFAVARTH, from the coding sequence ATGCAACCCCAGGCTTTCTACCGCGTGGTGGCGGACGACTTTACCGCTGTCGACGAAATCATTCGCCGACAACTGACCTCCCGCGTTCCCCTGGTGGAGAAGATCGGTGACTACATCGTATCCGCCGGCGGCAAGCGCCTGCGCCCACTGCTGGTGCTGCTCAGCGGCAATGCCCTGGGCTTCGGCGGCGACCAACTGCGCCTGCTGGCCGCCACCATCGAGTTCCTGCATACCTCCACCCTGCTCCACGACGACGTGGTGGATGCCTCCGGCCTGCGCCGCGGCCGCTCCACCGCCAACGCCCTCTGGGGCAACGCGCCCAGCGTGCTGGTAGGCGACTTCCTCTATGCCCGCTCCTTCGAAATGATGGTGGAACTCGGCTCCATGCCGGTGATGCGCATCATCTCCCAGGCCACCCGCGTGATCGCCGAAGGCGAAGTGCTGCAGCTGTCCAAGATTCGCGACGCCAGTACCACGGAGGAGACCTACATGGAAGTCATCCGCGGCAAGACCGCGATGCTCTTCGAGGCGTCCACCCACAGCGCCGCCGTACTGGCCAATGCCAGCACCGAGCAGGCCGAAGCCCTGCGCCAGTTCGGCGACGCCCTGGGCATTGCCTTCCAACTGGTGGACGACCTGCTGGACTACCGTGGCGACGCCGCCACCCTGGGCAAGAACGTCGGCGATGACCTGGCCGAGGGCAAACCCACCTTGCCGCTGATCGCCACCATGCGCGACGGCAGCCCGGAACAGGCCGCCCTGGTACGCAAGGCGATCCAGCAGGGCGGCAGCCAGGACCTCGAAGGCATCCGAGCCGCCGTGGAAGCGGCTGGCGCCCTGGACTACACCGCCCGCCTGGCGCGCGACTACGCTGCCCGCGCCATCGCTTGCCTGGACCAATTGCCATCCAGCGAGTACCGCGATGCCCTGAAGGAACTCACCGAGTTCGCCGTGGCCCGGACCCACTGA
- the rplU gene encoding 50S ribosomal protein L21 produces MYAVIVTGGKQYKVAEGEFLKVEKLEVATGESVTFDRVLLIGNGDDVKIGAPVVDGAKVVAEVVSQGRHDKVRIIKFRRRKHHMKRQGHRQWFTEIKITGIQA; encoded by the coding sequence ATGTACGCAGTTATCGTTACCGGCGGCAAGCAATACAAAGTCGCTGAAGGTGAATTCCTGAAGGTCGAGAAGCTCGAAGTCGCCACCGGCGAATCCGTGACTTTCGACCGCGTCCTGCTGATCGGCAATGGCGACGACGTGAAAATCGGTGCTCCGGTCGTTGATGGCGCCAAAGTAGTCGCTGAAGTGGTCTCCCAAGGCCGTCACGACAAAGTGCGCATCATCAAGTTCCGCCGTCGTAAGCACCACATGAAGCGCCAGGGCCACCGCCAGTGGTTCACTGAAATCAAGATCACCGGCATCCAGGCCTAA
- the rpmA gene encoding 50S ribosomal protein L27, which produces MAHKKAGGSTRNGRDSESKRLGVKLFGGQAVKAGNIIVRQRGTKFHAGVGVGLGKDHTLFAKVDGVIKFEVKGAFGRKYVSIVAA; this is translated from the coding sequence ATGGCACACAAAAAAGCTGGCGGTTCTACCCGCAACGGCCGCGATTCCGAAAGTAAACGCCTTGGCGTGAAACTGTTCGGCGGCCAGGCTGTCAAGGCCGGCAACATCATCGTGCGTCAGCGCGGCACCAAGTTCCACGCCGGCGTCGGCGTCGGCCTGGGCAAGGATCACACCCTGTTCGCGAAAGTGGACGGCGTGATCAAGTTCGAGGTCAAAGGTGCTTTCGGTCGCAAGTACGTAAGCATCGTCGCTGCCTGA
- the cgtA gene encoding Obg family GTPase CgtA: MKFVDEVSIFVKAGDGGNGLMSFRREKFIEKGGPNGGDGGDGGSVFMEADPNLNTLVDYRYTRRFDAQRGENGGSKDCTGRKGDDLVLPVPVGTTVIDAATQEIIGDLTKPGQRLLVAQGGWHGLGNTRFKSSTNRAPRQTTKGKPGESRDLKLELKVLADVGLLGLPNAGKSTFIRAVSAAKPKVADYPFTTLVPNLGVVSVGRFKSFVVADIPGLIEGAADGAGLGIRFLKHLARTRLLLHIVDMAPLDESDPAEAAAVIIDELGRFSPALTERDRWLVLNKADQLLDEERDARMKAVLERLGWTGPVFVISALEREGTEALSQEIMRYLDERTLRMEEEPAYAEALAELDQRIEDEARARLQAMDDQRALRRAGIKSAGADDDDDFDDDEDDGDGPEIFYVP, encoded by the coding sequence ATGAAATTCGTCGATGAAGTATCGATCTTTGTAAAAGCGGGCGACGGCGGCAACGGCCTGATGAGTTTCCGTCGCGAAAAATTCATTGAAAAGGGCGGTCCCAACGGTGGCGACGGGGGGGATGGCGGCTCCGTGTTCATGGAGGCCGACCCCAATCTCAATACGCTGGTGGATTACCGCTACACCCGCCGTTTCGATGCCCAGCGCGGCGAGAATGGCGGTAGCAAGGACTGCACCGGGCGCAAGGGGGACGACCTGGTCCTGCCGGTGCCGGTGGGTACCACTGTGATCGATGCGGCCACCCAGGAAATCATTGGCGACCTGACGAAGCCGGGCCAGCGCCTGCTGGTCGCGCAGGGTGGTTGGCACGGGCTGGGCAATACCCGCTTCAAGTCCAGCACCAACCGTGCGCCGCGCCAGACCACCAAGGGTAAGCCGGGCGAGTCCCGTGACCTCAAGCTGGAACTCAAGGTGCTGGCGGACGTCGGCCTGCTGGGGCTTCCGAATGCGGGCAAGAGCACCTTCATTCGTGCCGTTTCCGCCGCCAAGCCGAAAGTGGCCGACTACCCCTTCACCACCCTGGTGCCGAACCTGGGGGTGGTCAGCGTAGGCCGTTTCAAGTCCTTTGTAGTGGCCGATATCCCCGGCTTGATCGAGGGCGCTGCCGACGGTGCCGGCCTGGGCATTCGTTTCCTCAAGCACCTGGCGCGTACCCGCCTGCTGTTGCACATCGTCGACATGGCGCCGCTGGATGAAAGCGACCCGGCTGAGGCTGCTGCGGTCATCATCGACGAGCTGGGGCGTTTCAGTCCGGCGCTTACCGAGCGTGATCGCTGGCTGGTGCTGAACAAGGCCGACCAGTTGCTCGATGAAGAGCGCGATGCGCGCATGAAGGCCGTGCTTGAGCGCCTGGGTTGGACGGGGCCGGTGTTCGTCATTTCCGCCCTGGAGCGCGAAGGCACCGAGGCGCTTTCCCAGGAAATCATGCGCTACCTCGACGAGCGCACCCTGCGCATGGAAGAGGAGCCGGCCTACGCCGAAGCGCTTGCCGAGCTGGACCAGCGCATCGAGGACGAGGCGCGTGCCCGTCTGCAGGCCATGGATGACCAGCGTGCCCTGCGCCGTGCCGGCATCAAGAGTGCTGGCGCCGACGATGATGACGATTTCGATGACGACGAGGATGACGGCGACGGGCCGGAAATCTTCTACGTACCCTGA
- the proB gene encoding glutamate 5-kinase yields MRDKVTGARRWVVKIGSALLTADGRGLDRSAMAVWVEQMVALRNAGVELVLVSSGAVAAGMSRLGWSSRPSAVHELQAAAAVGQMGLVQAWESSFAEHGRHTAQILLTHDDLSDRKRYLNARSTLRTLVELGAIPVINENDTVVTDEIRFGDNDTLAALVANLVEADLLVILTDRDGMFDADPRHNPDAQLISEARADDSALDAVAGGSGGALGRGGMQTKLRAARLAARSGAHTVIVGGRIERVLDRLKTGERLGTLLAPERGMLAARKQWLAGHLQTRGTLVLDAGAVKALREARKSLLPVGVKAVQGSFRRGEMVVCVGPDGVEIARGLANYSALEAQKIIGQSSDLIEKLLGYVDEPELVHRDNLVLV; encoded by the coding sequence ATGCGGGACAAGGTGACTGGCGCGCGGCGCTGGGTGGTGAAGATCGGTAGTGCTCTGCTGACCGCTGACGGCCGAGGGCTGGATCGCTCGGCCATGGCGGTCTGGGTCGAGCAGATGGTTGCCCTGCGCAATGCGGGGGTCGAGCTGGTGCTGGTGTCCTCTGGTGCTGTTGCGGCTGGCATGAGCCGTCTGGGGTGGTCCAGTCGTCCAAGTGCGGTCCATGAGTTGCAGGCCGCTGCCGCGGTGGGGCAGATGGGGTTGGTGCAGGCCTGGGAGTCCAGCTTCGCCGAGCACGGTCGTCATACCGCGCAGATTCTCCTGACCCACGATGACCTGTCCGACCGCAAGCGCTACCTGAACGCGCGCAGCACCTTGCGTACCCTGGTGGAGCTAGGGGCGATTCCGGTGATCAACGAGAACGACACCGTGGTCACGGATGAAATCCGCTTTGGCGACAACGATACCTTGGCGGCACTGGTGGCCAACCTGGTGGAGGCCGACCTGCTGGTGATTCTCACCGATCGGGACGGCATGTTCGATGCCGACCCCCGTCACAATCCAGATGCCCAACTGATTTCCGAGGCTCGCGCCGATGATTCGGCCCTGGACGCCGTGGCGGGCGGCTCCGGTGGAGCCCTGGGGCGTGGTGGCATGCAGACCAAGCTGCGCGCGGCGCGCCTGGCAGCGCGCTCCGGGGCTCACACTGTGATCGTTGGTGGTCGCATCGAGCGTGTGCTGGATCGTCTCAAGACGGGCGAGCGCCTGGGCACCCTGCTGGCGCCCGAGCGCGGCATGCTGGCGGCGCGCAAGCAGTGGTTGGCCGGCCATCTGCAGACCCGTGGCACCCTGGTGCTCGATGCCGGTGCGGTGAAGGCGCTGCGCGAGGCTCGCAAGAGCCTGTTGCCGGTCGGCGTGAAGGCTGTCCAGGGCAGCTTCCGTCGAGGGGAAATGGTGGTCTGCGTCGGGCCTGATGGGGTCGAGATCGCGCGTGGCCTGGCCAACTACAGTGCGCTCGAGGCGCAGAAGATCATCGGTCAGTCGTCCGATCTCATCGAGAAGTTGCTGGGCTATGTCGACGAGCCTGAGTTGGTGCATCGCGACAATCTGGTTCTGGTCTGA
- a CDS encoding CreA family protein, whose translation MRLIKGMAAALLTMPLLVAAEEIGSVSTVFKWVGPNDKIVVEAFDDPRVEGVTCYLSRAKTGGVKGGLGLAEDRAEASIACRQVGPIRFKGELKDGEEVFKERTSLVFKTMQVVRFFDQKRNTLVYLVYSDRVIEGSPQNAVTAIPVLPWPGKP comes from the coding sequence ATGCGACTGATCAAGGGAATGGCGGCTGCGTTGCTGACGATGCCGCTGCTGGTTGCGGCCGAGGAAATCGGTTCGGTGTCCACCGTATTCAAGTGGGTGGGGCCGAACGACAAGATCGTGGTAGAGGCGTTCGACGATCCCCGGGTGGAGGGCGTGACCTGCTACCTGTCGCGTGCGAAGACCGGTGGGGTAAAAGGAGGTCTGGGGCTGGCCGAAGATCGCGCCGAAGCCTCCATCGCCTGTCGTCAGGTGGGGCCGATTCGCTTCAAGGGTGAACTCAAGGATGGCGAGGAAGTGTTCAAGGAGCGCACTTCGCTGGTGTTCAAGACCATGCAGGTGGTGCGTTTCTTCGACCAGAAGCGCAACACGCTGGTGTATCTGGTCTACAGCGACCGGGTGATCGAGGGCAGTCCGCAGAACGCGGTCACGGCGATTCCTGTCCTGCCCTGGCCAGGTAAGCCTTGA
- a CDS encoding IS4 family transposase — protein sequence MSFQQQLLDLGELFNFSDLSTFTQNIPIEWVASALDLSAQATIRRRRLPSDQVLWLVLGMALFRDEPVHEVARRLNICAQGLASDHLLARSGVTEARKRLGADPVEWLFRQTGQQWGCERYDGDSWQGLQVLAVDGALLRTPDTPELREHFGSGNTATDRQTPFPMLRLVALMNVRSHLILDAQLSPYRRSEMRLADAFVQQIPDHSVTLFDKGFWSADLLLGLNKGGDHRHWLIPARQGLVSEEVTRYGKGDRLLRMKVSPQARNRNPNLPTHWEVREVSYEVQGKVKTVLTSLPAERYSAKAVATLYRERWEIELGFRNIKSSLQQNAVTLRSKVKALVYQEVWGLLLAYNIIRREAGQAAVAFGRSPADIRFKPVAHYIAVQLIVMAAANPISATGRRLSELRAGIGGLFLDHRPKPSRPRTVKISKTRYPVDRKAAPLK from the coding sequence ATGTCCTTTCAACAGCAGTTGCTCGACCTGGGCGAGTTGTTCAACTTCTCCGACTTGAGCACCTTCACCCAAAACATCCCGATCGAGTGGGTGGCGTCGGCGCTGGACCTTTCTGCCCAGGCCACCATCCGCCGCCGACGCCTGCCCAGTGATCAGGTGCTCTGGCTGGTGCTCGGCATGGCCTTGTTCCGCGACGAGCCGGTCCATGAGGTGGCGCGGCGCCTGAACATCTGCGCCCAGGGGCTGGCCTCCGACCACCTGCTGGCCAGAAGTGGGGTCACCGAGGCACGCAAACGGCTGGGGGCCGATCCGGTTGAATGGCTGTTTCGCCAGACGGGTCAGCAATGGGGGTGTGAGCGCTATGACGGCGATAGCTGGCAGGGCCTGCAGGTGTTGGCGGTGGATGGTGCACTGCTGCGCACCCCGGATACACCCGAACTGCGGGAGCATTTCGGCTCTGGCAATACCGCCACCGACCGTCAGACGCCGTTCCCCATGCTGCGGCTCGTGGCCCTGATGAACGTGCGCTCGCACTTGATTCTGGATGCCCAGCTGAGCCCATACCGGCGCAGTGAAATGCGTTTGGCCGATGCCTTTGTGCAGCAGATTCCCGACCATTCGGTGACCTTGTTCGACAAGGGGTTCTGGAGCGCCGACTTGCTGTTGGGGTTGAACAAGGGCGGTGACCACCGACATTGGTTGATCCCGGCCCGCCAGGGTCTAGTCAGCGAGGAAGTGACGCGTTATGGCAAAGGGGATCGCCTGTTGCGCATGAAGGTGTCGCCCCAGGCGCGAAACCGTAACCCGAACCTACCCACGCACTGGGAGGTGCGCGAGGTCAGCTACGAAGTCCAGGGCAAGGTAAAAACCGTTCTGACCTCGCTGCCGGCCGAGCGCTACAGCGCCAAGGCGGTCGCCACACTGTACCGGGAGCGCTGGGAGATCGAACTGGGTTTCCGGAACATCAAGAGTTCCCTGCAGCAGAATGCGGTGACCCTGCGCAGCAAGGTCAAGGCGTTGGTCTACCAGGAGGTCTGGGGATTGTTGCTGGCCTACAACATCATCCGCCGTGAGGCCGGTCAGGCGGCAGTCGCCTTCGGCCGCTCACCCGCCGACATCCGCTTCAAGCCGGTGGCTCACTATATCGCCGTGCAATTGATCGTGATGGCGGCGGCCAACCCGATTTCGGCCACGGGCCGTCGCCTGTCGGAGTTGCGAGCCGGTATTGGCGGACTGTTTCTGGATCACCGCCCCAAGCCATCAAGACCCAGGACGGTGAAGATTTCCAAGACCCGCTACCCGGTGGACCGCAAGGCTGCTCCGCTTAAGTGA